A segment of the Lolium perenne isolate Kyuss_39 chromosome 3, Kyuss_2.0, whole genome shotgun sequence genome:
CTCTGAAATTGTATCGCCCAGGAAAGGGAATTGTATCGCACGTGTGATAGAAAGCAAATACATTACGACACGTAACCCCCGTGGTCCACAACGCGCAAATTACTTCCCGCACGTTTCTTACCACGAAAGGGAAACACGGGTTTTCCCTAATTGGGCTGTCGGAAACCGATCTTGCAATAAGAACCTGGCGGTCGAGCGCCAGCTAGggccttgatcatgctggatcttatttatccgtagtagtaagacttgcatacgttgtgtgttccagcatttgcttcttcccggataggatcgcgaagtggtgttgtgagatatgaCAAGTTCTTAGGATGttgctcggcaagctttaacaggcaagcatttcccataCTTCTGcctctgcagaagtcgctcacctattttattttgctttctccctcatgctagccttaagttgcgttcttgtcacgtgtcctatccacttgttacctcaagcagcccatattgcctccaccaaccacccaCATCTATTGTTTGGTtttgggtctgccttgcgagtcgtagtgcatgctagtgctgttttatatcgttaccgttatcgccatcttatcgggttatctgttggggaatcatAACACATGGTCTATGGATatattgttggagataatcatgctttacttattgttaacaattaaaatggtaagcagaggcatctgtgagcccctttgcgaaagcatcgattttttgactcactaatgtccctaggacccgagttcttgttatctgttccgagactgagcgctctaaccacacatgAGTATGTTTTTGGGTCTCCCCTCGATCACtatcggaatctacagctttgtccagtggccacaactagtttgcaatgttttaccatttgttgtttgcgtgcatgccagcctgttacttctttatctttgggaagcccctaggtgccttgtatcccttgtttctagtatgcacgtataggtcgtggagcctctgcgaagtggtttatcgcccagTGTGTGCTAAACCACCTAGCATGTTGACACACATAGCTAAGTCCGCtacggagatacggccggacttcgatacagGTTCAACTTGATTAGGTGGCTTCCtgaacattgttgtcgtgaatgaGAGTGctagtcgtgatatccacctgtcgcaagtgggttgatcgtgcgtgtgggcacccctgcagggttacaatcttatcgataagtcgtgtccgcggttatggacgacttggagctgtatgactcgaccatagacaacttacacatgttgtttcaatcataataactcgtgtagtaagttagcacaactctaataataaatggttaaaatttGTCAACAGTCTGAGTGCCTTTATAAGTACTTCCTTACGAGGGGGAatacatcggctgtgttatggttgcagagtatagaactgttagtttatgcgctctccctTCTCggtttagacgaatgttgtagagtgtattTGAAAATGGTGTAACGAGCTCCGGTTGTGTGTTGTGCTAGTTGCCCGAACAAACCACGCACCATCTGCAAATCGAAACAATCCGGTCCGTTGATTACGGCTCAAGCGGGCCGATGGTTCATTTCCCCACGAAAAATATCTAAAACCGCACCACCACCATTCCCCTCCTCATCCCGCTAGGGTTTTAGGTTCCCCCTCTCCCCCTCCCAAAAGCCTCTTCCGCTAGGGTTTAGCCGCCGTCTGCTTCTTTCCCCGCACCGCTGCCACATCCCTGCACTCCGCCGCCGGCAGCTTAGGAATCTCCCGTGCCGCCGCCATGTGGGCGCTCCGCAGAGCCGGCAACCCCCTCAGGTACCGCCCTTCCCCGCCGTGGGTATCCCCATAGGTTTCAGATGCCGTTGTCTGGTTGATCTATCGGTGCTTTAGCGGCGATTCTGATCAGTAATCCGTTCCATTCGCATTGATTTATCCTGTAGCGGCGACGACGAGTAAATCCGTTCTTATTTAGTTGCTTTGATTTCGTTTCTCGCGCTGAAATAGTTCGATCCCAAGTTACTAGGCCGTGATCTCTCCTCCACATGGATGATATCAAGCGTCGCCTGGGGGGAAAGGTCGCACCTTTGTTGGATAGATTATTCCGTTTATTAGTTATGATGTCGGAAATTGCAGGCCTCACGGTCCTCACCCTGGGGCTCTTCTTCTGGGCGATGTTGTTGGACACCTGACGCCCTAGGATTTCCCTATTTATTTTCTGCGAATATATATCATTGAAAAACGACAGCTACTTGATGTTAGTGCAAGTATTATGTGCTCAAGTCTCAGCAAATGAGCCAGATTTACCTGTTACATTTGTCTGCTAATAATGCTTGCTCAGGACTGTACATCATCTGGTTTCTTTTGCAATACACAGTTTAATTCTGATAATTTCCTTGGCTGACTGCTTGCTTCTGAACCAGGGTCAGTGCCCGCCAAGTTGCAAGTGTCCGTGGTTGCGCAAGTCTCGAGGTACTGCTAAGTGCAGACGCAAAGACCGCAGAAGAACACTGTGAGCAGGGTTGCCAGAAATCGTGTTGCTGCCGTCAGCCAAAGCCATCAGCCTCCCGTTCATCTTTCTCATCTGGCTGGTCCATGTGGGGCAGGAGCTTCTCTTCTCAGGCTGGGGCAAATTCTGGTGACAAAGATGATGATTTGGAGGACGGGTTTTCTGAATTGGAGGTCCCGCCAGAAGCTGATAAAAAGGAAGTGGAGTCAACGTCTGAAGAGAGTTCTGATGAGGATGCTGTCGATGAAATTGACTCGTTAGGAGTTGATGCTGATGCCAAACCCGAGAAGGAGACGGTGAAGAGGGTGTCCCAGAGCCCCCTTCTCAAAGTCTTGTTGGAAGCTCCAAGGAATGATGTCGCTGCCTCACTGAAGAAATGGGTCGATGCTGGCAATACATTTGATAGAAGTGATGTCTTTTATGTCATTTTGAACCTTAGGAAACGGAGGTTCTACGCCAAAGCATTGCAGGTACTTACCATGGACAactttttatgtctatttctccaTGATTACAAATTCTTAAAAACAAATAACATATTGGTGATACCATCGAAGCACTCACATCGTTCTCTGGCTTAAAACACGTTTGTATTGGCAATGTCTTTTTTTCTTCAACATGTTTATAAGATGCCTACTAACTCTGTATTGATTATTCGTAGCTGTACACTAGAGTTAATATTCCGTGAACAATAACATGTGCCTTTTACTGTGTGAATTACCACCTATTTATACGTATAATTACATGTGTACAATGCCATGAGAATATATGACTGTCCTTTAATTGTTCTGGCTTATCTCAGCATGTTTCTTGTCTAACTCGGAGGATAATTTATTCACTACTTTTACACAGCTCCTGGAATGGCTTGAAGAATCCAAACAAATTGATCTTGTAGAACGTGATTATGCTTCACGCCTTGATTTGATGGCTAAAGTCCACGGTGTTTACAGAGCTGAGAAGTATATTGACAATATTCCTGCATCTCTCAGGGGTGAGGTTGTATACAGAACTCTTTTAGCTAATTGTGTGGTCGAAGTGAATGTCAAAAAGGCAGAAGAAGTCTTCAATAAGATGAAGGATCTGGGATTCCCAGTCACAGTATTTGCTATCAATCAGCTTCTGCTACTGTACAAAAGGGTGGACAAGAAGAAGATTGCTGATGTTCTCGCAATGATGGAAAAGGAGAATGTGAAACCATCCCTCTTCACTTACAAGCTCCTTGTAGACACTAAAGGTGCTTCAAGGGATTTTGAAGGTATGGAAAAAGTTGTTGAGTCGATGCAAGCAGATGGTATTGAGCCAGATATTCTGTTACAAGCCACACTTGCAAAGCACTACATATTTGGTGGTCACCGTGATAAAGCTGAACCAATTTTGGAGTTAATGGAGGGTGATGATATCAAGGCAAACCGCAATGCTTGCCAGGTTGTATTGCCATTGTATGGCTTCCTTGGAAAAAAAGATGATGTCGAGAGGATTTGGCAGGTTTGCGAGGCTAATCCCCGTCTAGATGAGTGCTTGTCTGCTATAGATGCTTTTGGTAGACTTGGGGATGTTGAAAAGGCTGAGAAGGTCTTTGAGGATCTGTTTGTAAAATGGAAATCACTCTCTTCCAAATTCTACAATGCTCTGATTAGGGTATATGCCAATCAAAACCTTTtggacaagggcaaggagctattGAAGCGAATGGAGGAGAATGGCGTCAAAATAGGGGTGTCAACATTGGATTCGCTTGTGAAGCTCTATGTGGACGCTGGAGAGGTGGAAAAAGCTGAATCTGTACTGTACAAGCTGTCTCAGAAAAACAGGATGAAGCCTCAGTACAGCTCATATCTGATGTTGCTTGATAGTTATTCGAAGAAAGGAGACGTCCACAATTCGGAGAAGGTGTTCAACAAGTTGCGGCAGATGGGTTACAGTGGGAGGATTAGGCAGTACCAGTTGCTGCTTCATGCATATTTGCACGCAAAGGCCGCTCCCTATGGATTTAGAGAGAGGATGAAGGCTGATAACATTTTCCCCAACAGTGTCATGGCAACTTTACTTGCTGCTACTGATCCATTCAACCAGAAGAAGACAATATCTGACATGCTCGACTAGGATATGGGACACAGTTAGTTTCATCTTGTCGCCATGCAATGCTGCTTATGGGTTTCTATTAGAGTATATGATGAGATAATAATGTCTTGGTCATGTAAGGAACTACTAGTGTTTGTTTTGCATTTGGGTTGTTATGCAATACTGAACTTCCTGCCAGGAATAGATATTGAAGCTGCTGCCCTAGAATCTTATTTATGTCAATCCTTAAATTATGTCCTTTTCTCTGACCGTACAGCAACCTTTGAAAATATATATTGAAGCTGCTGCCCTGGAATCTTATTTGTGTGTTATTCCTTAAATTATGTTCTTTTCTCTGACTGGATAGAGACCTTTTTTTAGGACTGATGGCGTTCATTGGATGTGAATTCCCTGCTGATGCTATTATCTCCCTTTTTGATGAAAACTCCTCAGTCTTGTGTGCATGTTTTAGAACTCAATTCGGTAGGAAAAAAAATGAACCCTGTATTAACCTTTGGTACTAGTTAAAACAAGCCTTATTCTTAGCTTAATGTTACCTTGATTGGCGAAAAGCTTTTCCAGATTCTCGAAGTAAGCAATCTTAGTACACGTCTCATAACAGGTTCAATGGAAAGAAATGCAGATACATAAGGGAGATATCATGGCGGCCACTTTAATCAATCCCCCAGGCCAAAACACAAGCAAAGGGCCCTAGAGAAAGCAGCTTTCAACCAAGGATTTCCTGACATCGGCGCCCAGCGCCCCTGGCCGGCCGTCCCTGAGCCTGAAGACGCTCTCCACGACCGAGAGCTCAGTGGCAGTGGTGTCTGACCCGCAGAAGGCCGCCCAGTCGTTGACCGCTATGCCGGCCGCAACGACATTGCTTCCCCGGTTCACGGTGCCAGCGACGAGGGGCACCTGCAGCAGCGTCGACAGCTCCTCGAGGTCCTCC
Coding sequences within it:
- the LOC127342560 gene encoding pentatricopeptide repeat-containing protein At1g80270, mitochondrial, with protein sequence MWALRRAGNPLRVSARQVASVRGCASLEVLLSADAKTAEEHCEQGCQKSCCCRQPKPSASRSSFSSGWSMWGRSFSSQAGANSGDKDDDLEDGFSELEVPPEADKKEVESTSEESSDEDAVDEIDSLGVDADAKPEKETVKRVSQSPLLKVLLEAPRNDVAASLKKWVDAGNTFDRSDVFYVILNLRKRRFYAKALQLLEWLEESKQIDLVERDYASRLDLMAKVHGVYRAEKYIDNIPASLRGEVVYRTLLANCVVEVNVKKAEEVFNKMKDLGFPVTVFAINQLLLLYKRVDKKKIADVLAMMEKENVKPSLFTYKLLVDTKGASRDFEGMEKVVESMQADGIEPDILLQATLAKHYIFGGHRDKAEPILELMEGDDIKANRNACQVVLPLYGFLGKKDDVERIWQVCEANPRLDECLSAIDAFGRLGDVEKAEKVFEDLFVKWKSLSSKFYNALIRVYANQNLLDKGKELLKRMEENGVKIGVSTLDSLVKLYVDAGEVEKAESVLYKLSQKNRMKPQYSSYLMLLDSYSKKGDVHNSEKVFNKLRQMGYSGRIRQYQLLLHAYLHAKAAPYGFRERMKADNIFPNSVMATLLAATDPFNQKKTISDMLD